The segment GTCGCAAAAAAGCGTCTTGACGCTTTTTTATCCTCCTCGCAATGACATTTAAATGCAAAATTTTGCATTTATAATAAAAGGTAAAATTTCGGCGCAGTATTACAAGGTTGCGTAAGCAAAATTTCAAAATAAAATTTAAAAGTTGTATAATCACGGACTTTATTTTAAGGATTAAAAATGAAAAAATTTTTGATTTTGTGCTTTGTTTTTATTGTAATGCAAGCTTCGCAAATAGGTGATGCGAAAAATGATTTTGTGTCAGCGATTAACCATTTTTACAAGTATTTTTTAGAAAACGGACAATTCGATGAGATGGCGCAAAATATGACAAAAATCGTGTTGCCGATTAAGGTAGATGGCGTAGTTTGCGTTGATTTTGATGTAAACAACAAAAGCGAACTTGAAATAAAAATGAATAAAACTGATGAAAAATGTAGGGATTTTGCACGAAATAGTGGCAAAGTTATCGATATTAAGGGCGCACAAACTAAGGGCAAAATTATTACTCGATAATCACAACCCAAGTGCGAAGCTGTGAAACGGCACGACTTCGCACTTTATCCCCTCGATTTCAAGCGCGCCTGTATTTGCCATAGAGATCACGGCAAGGCGTGTGATTTTGAGCCGTTTTAGCTCCAAAATCAGCTTTTTAAATCTCAAAAACACAATCTCGCTCGCGCTAAATGGCACGACCAAAACCCCTAAATTTCTGCTTGGCAGGTAAAAATCCAAATCCTTGGTGTAATAAATGGGCGCGCCCAAATTTGCCAGCTCGCAATACACGGCGTTTAAAAATTTTTTCACAAAATCCTTTTTGAAACCGAGAATTTCTTTGAGATTGAAATTCGAAAAGAACATCTTTTTCGCCGCTTTTTCATCGCCAAATTTTGGGATAAAATTTATGAAATTTTCATCGTCAAATTTCGCTATGGCGGCATAGACGCTGTCCTTTGAAATGCGGATTTTTTCCTTTAAATTTGTATAAATTTTATTCGTGCTAAATGACGCTGCGACGAAAGTAGCGCACTCTTTTAAAATTTTAATCTCGTTTGCGCTTAGAGCCGATTTTAGCGCATTTTGCTCGGAATTTATGCTCCCTGCTGAGTGCAAAAGCGAACCACCCACGCTACCGCCTTGCGAGAAAAATGCCGAAATAATGGCGTTTATCTCGCTGTGTCGTTTATCAAAAGCGATAAATTCCTCAAAACAAAGTGGCGTAATTTTTAGCTTTGCAAAATTTTTTAGCTCAAAGCTACTTTTGCGCGTGGAGATGATAATGCTTTGCAAATTTTGCGAGGCGCCAGAGTTTAGTAAATTTTGCAAATGCGAAATTTCACTCGGCGAAATTTCATCTAAATTATCCAAAAAAAGCGCGATAATCTGCGAATTTTGCTCTAAAAATTTAAAAATTTTATCAAATTCATCGCTTAAATTTGAAATTTCATAACGCAAATCTGCGAAATTTATATACAAAAACTCGCCCTTTTTGAAATTTGAAATATAAT is part of the Campylobacter sp. VBCF_01 NA2 genome and harbors:
- a CDS encoding AAA family ATPase, which gives rise to MQNLEYFYDNPPEEAKFIARKTSIDTPKTILYGALGAGKSLILFDYISNFKKGEFLYINFADLRYEISNLSDEFDKIFKFLEQNSQIIALFLDNLDEISPSEISHLQNLLNSGASQNLQSIIISTRKSSFELKNFAKLKITPLCFEEFIAFDKRHSEINAIISAFFSQGGSVGGSLLHSAGSINSEQNALKSALSANEIKILKECATFVAASFSTNKIYTNLKEKIRISKDSVYAAIAKFDDENFINFIPKFGDEKAAKKMFFSNFNLKEILGFKKDFVKKFLNAVYCELANLGAPIYYTKDLDFYLPSRNLGVLVVPFSASEIVFLRFKKLILELKRLKITRLAVISMANTGALEIEGIKCEVVPFHSFALGL